One Siniperca chuatsi isolate FFG_IHB_CAS linkage group LG8, ASM2008510v1, whole genome shotgun sequence DNA segment encodes these proteins:
- the tmem265 gene encoding transmembrane protein 121 isoform X2: MVPTPQVCVSTLVTVSTMAVVDLYLLEQSMLGARGLPGPSVWQCAAVLLGDVGFLLALRFVSAGVVSEARSPRRGFANALWFLFLSLLQLKLFFVCHNYRQERRPPDPLARKTLTLLLSICLPSLFLILTGADHMTPQRRKQEVRGRLLWVVVDLLDVLDLQAGLWEAQGGAAAGTGGIVEQRLPIWAEGLVFFYCYALLLLLPCVALTELGATGLPGQRGPRKEALYPWLSLVTINIFTLALRGTGMLWYRDPRVSTVFLGKNLLALAVKLSSAWERHKQERGAAGAGTVSGTEPGDSTLPSQSSGQGEGQAQGKAPPSHYHTLSRSQSHTLSHVSLEPTETPLGPSFISHEL, from the coding sequence ATGGTGCCCACGCCCCAGGTGTGCGTATCCACCCTGGTCACGGTGAGCACGATGGCAGTGGTGGACCTCTACCTGCTGGAGCAGAGCATGCTGGGGGCTCGTGGTCTTCCAGGACCTAGCGTGTGGCAGTGTGCGGCAGTGTTGCTAGGTGATGTGGGCTTCCTGCTCGCGCTGCGCTTCGTGTCGGCTGGGGTGGTGTCAGAGGCACGGTCGCCACGTCGTGGTTTTGCCAACGCCCTCTGGTTCCTGTTCCTGTCCCTGCTCCAGCTCAAGCTCTTCTTTGTCTGCCATAACTACAGGCAGGAGCGCCGGCCGCCCGACCCGCTGGCAAGGAAGACGCTGACGCTGCTGCTGTCCATCTGCCTGCCCTCCTTGTTTCTCATTCTGACAGGAGCTGACCACATGACACCGCAGCGCAGGAAGCAGGAGGTGCGTGGCCGGCTCCTGTGGGTGGTGGTGGACCTGCTGGATGTGCTTGACCTGCAGGCGGGGCTGTGGGAAGCCCAAGGAGGGGCTGCAGCGGGGACTGGAGGGATTGTTGAGCAGAGGCTGCCTATCTGGGCCGAGGGCCTGGTGTTCTTTTACTGCTAtgccctcctgctgctgttgccGTGTGTGGCCCTTACAGAGCTGGGAGCCACCGGCCTGCCAGGACAGAGGGGGCCCCGTAAAGAGGCTTTGTACCCTTGGCTCAGCTTGGTGACTATCAATATATTCACCCTGGCCCTGAGGGGCACAGGCATGCTGTGGTACAGGGACCCTCGTGTGTCCACTGTGTTCCTGGGGAAGAACCTGTTGGCTCTGGCTGTGAAGCTGAGCTCAGCCTGGGAGAGACACAAGCAGGAGCGCGGTGCTGCGGGAGCTGGGACTGTGTCTGGAACAGAACCAGGAGACTCGACCCTGCCAAGCCAGAGCTCAGGGCAGGGAGAGGGCCAGGCCCAGGGGAAAGCTCCTCCCTCTCATTATCACACACTGTCTCGCTCCCAAAGCCACACTCTCTCCCACGTCAGCCTGGAGCCCACAGAGACTCCCTTAGGACCGTCTTTCATCTCCCATGAACTCTAG
- the tmem265 gene encoding transmembrane protein 121 isoform X1, producing MNMGMVPTPQVCVSTLVTVSTMAVVDLYLLEQSMLGARGLPGPSVWQCAAVLLGDVGFLLALRFVSAGVVSEARSPRRGFANALWFLFLSLLQLKLFFVCHNYRQERRPPDPLARKTLTLLLSICLPSLFLILTGADHMTPQRRKQEVRGRLLWVVVDLLDVLDLQAGLWEAQGGAAAGTGGIVEQRLPIWAEGLVFFYCYALLLLLPCVALTELGATGLPGQRGPRKEALYPWLSLVTINIFTLALRGTGMLWYRDPRVSTVFLGKNLLALAVKLSSAWERHKQERGAAGAGTVSGTEPGDSTLPSQSSGQGEGQAQGKAPPSHYHTLSRSQSHTLSHVSLEPTETPLGPSFISHEL from the coding sequence gCATGGTGCCCACGCCCCAGGTGTGCGTATCCACCCTGGTCACGGTGAGCACGATGGCAGTGGTGGACCTCTACCTGCTGGAGCAGAGCATGCTGGGGGCTCGTGGTCTTCCAGGACCTAGCGTGTGGCAGTGTGCGGCAGTGTTGCTAGGTGATGTGGGCTTCCTGCTCGCGCTGCGCTTCGTGTCGGCTGGGGTGGTGTCAGAGGCACGGTCGCCACGTCGTGGTTTTGCCAACGCCCTCTGGTTCCTGTTCCTGTCCCTGCTCCAGCTCAAGCTCTTCTTTGTCTGCCATAACTACAGGCAGGAGCGCCGGCCGCCCGACCCGCTGGCAAGGAAGACGCTGACGCTGCTGCTGTCCATCTGCCTGCCCTCCTTGTTTCTCATTCTGACAGGAGCTGACCACATGACACCGCAGCGCAGGAAGCAGGAGGTGCGTGGCCGGCTCCTGTGGGTGGTGGTGGACCTGCTGGATGTGCTTGACCTGCAGGCGGGGCTGTGGGAAGCCCAAGGAGGGGCTGCAGCGGGGACTGGAGGGATTGTTGAGCAGAGGCTGCCTATCTGGGCCGAGGGCCTGGTGTTCTTTTACTGCTAtgccctcctgctgctgttgccGTGTGTGGCCCTTACAGAGCTGGGAGCCACCGGCCTGCCAGGACAGAGGGGGCCCCGTAAAGAGGCTTTGTACCCTTGGCTCAGCTTGGTGACTATCAATATATTCACCCTGGCCCTGAGGGGCACAGGCATGCTGTGGTACAGGGACCCTCGTGTGTCCACTGTGTTCCTGGGGAAGAACCTGTTGGCTCTGGCTGTGAAGCTGAGCTCAGCCTGGGAGAGACACAAGCAGGAGCGCGGTGCTGCGGGAGCTGGGACTGTGTCTGGAACAGAACCAGGAGACTCGACCCTGCCAAGCCAGAGCTCAGGGCAGGGAGAGGGCCAGGCCCAGGGGAAAGCTCCTCCCTCTCATTATCACACACTGTCTCGCTCCCAAAGCCACACTCTCTCCCACGTCAGCCTGGAGCCCACAGAGACTCCCTTAGGACCGTCTTTCATCTCCCATGAACTCTAG